Proteins encoded by one window of Channa argus isolate prfri chromosome 1, Channa argus male v1.0, whole genome shotgun sequence:
- the tbc1d5 gene encoding TBC1 domain family member 5 isoform X4 gives MQHPNFETCHPLQTDEQQETGYDPLHYFNKNRSSTSAPIDSSLGGSLDSSSYSQSQATFLSYRKEWDDLFLNSNYLARIRQAGINGRLRSSRFRSVCWKLYLEVLPEDEGQWINKTKELRAQYEKIKEMHITNPRKHAGQQDLVVNNPLSQDEGSLWNKFFQDKELKGMIKQDVLRTFPEICYFQDEDVRAKLTDILFCYARENEQLLYKQGMHELLAPIVFVLHCDHQAFQHASETANPSEEMKCLLNPAYLEHDAYAMFSQLMETAEPWFSSFEREVRKGKEEMLTSIPFARPQDMGPSVAIVTKVNRIQDQLVKKHDVELHMHLNRLEIAPQIYGIRWVRLLFGREFPLQDLLVVWDALFADSITLDLVDYIFVAMLLYIRDALIASNFQTCLGLLMHYPPIGDINSLLQKALFLRDPKNNPRPVNYQFQQNLDYYKTRGADLMNKSRTSSTKTAPININKVSSSLLNFGRKLIAPAMSGGSGGISPINSEVHSSSSSFSSTSPTSAPAPTLPHPLAEPPSGPAPVQTQNHAQNQHHRLLKSESMPVHLSKDVVSGGVSQVSLPTQTHTDTQGQSSQTVSSSPSIESLSGGRAQSTASPPLPPSRGSDVSTSSPPLSATKKESFFNISRSHSKTMGKKETEEDLEAQISFLQGQINDLEAMSKYCAKMMNTHICRIQEVILQEHLEKEDEVLVSLAGLKQIKDILKGALRFNQSQLEAEENEEITIADDHYTSTAAAERALSASNHQRDHQQGGNIRQSRDSDLDGSVSMDEKEEEEEPPVIPPEQQVKSEEFSRPPK, from the exons ATGCAGCACCCCAATTTTGAGACCTGCCACCCACTGCAGACGGACGAGCAGCAGGAGACTGGTTATGATCCACTAcattatttcaacaaaaaccGCAGCAGTACGTCAGCCCCCATTGACAGTTCTTTGG GAGGATCGCTTGACAGCAGTAGTTATTCACAGTCGCAGGCGACCTTTCTCTCATACAG GAAAGAATGGGACGACTTGTTCCTCAACAGTAATTACCTGGCCAGGATCCGGCAGGCAGGCATCAATGGTCGACTGAGGAGCAGCCGCTTTCGGAGCGTATGCTGGAAG CTGTACTTAGAGGTTCTTCCGGAAGACGAGGGACAGTGGATCAACAAGACCAAGGAGCTCCGGGCCCAGTATGAGAAGATCAAAGAGATG cacATCACTAACCCTCGCAAACACGCTGGACAGCAGGACCTGGTGGTCAACAACCCACTGTCCCAGGATGAgggg AGTCTGTGGAACAAGTTCTTCCAGGATAAAGAACTAAAGGGCATGATTAAACAGGACGTTTTGAGAAC GTTCCCAGAGATCTGTTACTTCCAGGATGAGGATGTAAGGGCCAAGCTGACAGACATTCTCTTCTGTTATGCCAGGGAAAATGAACAGTTACTGTATAAACAG GGGATGCACGAGTTACTGGCACccattgtgtttgtgctgcattgTGACCATCAGGCCTTCCAGCATGCCAGCGAGACCGCAAACCCCAG TGAGGAGATGAAGTGTCTGTTAAACCCAGCATACCTTGAGCATGATGCCTA TGCCATGTTCTCGCAGCTGATGGAGACAGCAGAACCATGGTTCTCCAGCTTTGAGAGGGAAGTGAGGAAG GGGAAGGAAGAGATGCTGACCAGCATCCCATTTGCTCGGCCCCAGGACATGGGACCATCTGTTGCCATAGTGACCAAAGTCAATCGCATCCAGGACCAGCTGGTGAAGAAGCACGACGTGGAACTTCACATGCACCTCAACCGGCTAGAGATTGCCCCACAAATCTATGGCAT TCGGTGGGTACGTCTGCTGTTTGGCCGTGAATTTCCTCTCCAGGACTTGCTGGTGGTGTGGGATGCCCTCTTTGCCGACAGCATCACTCTGGACTTGGTGGACTACATCTTTGTGGCCATGCTGCTCTACATCCGGGATGCTC TCATTGCTAGTAACTTCCAGACCTGCCTGGGCCTGCTCATGCACTACCCTCCAATAGGAGACATAAACTCTCTGCTGCAAAAGGCTCTGTTCCTTAGAGATCCCAAA AACAATCCACGACCTGTGAACTATCAGTTCCAGCAGAACCTGGATTACTACAAAACACGGGGGGCTGACCTGATGAACAAGTCacg TACTTCGAGTACAAAAACAGCCCCCATCAACATTAATAAGGTCTCCAGCAGCCTGCTAAACTTCGGGAGGAAGCTCATCGCTCCAGCTATGTCTGGTGGATCAGGAGGTATCTCACCAATCAACAGCGAGGTacactcctcctcttcctccttctcatcAACTTCGCCCACCTCAGCTCCTGCGCCCACTCTGCCTCACCCACTGGCTGAGCCCCCATCAGGACCTGCTCCAGTGCAGACCCAGAACCATGCACAGAATCAGCACCACCGGCTCCTCAAATCTGAGAGCATGCCTGTTCATCTCAGCAAAG ATGTAGTTTCAGGTGGAGTGTCTCAGGTCTCTCTCCCAACCCAGACTCATACTGACACACAAG GACAAAGCTCCCAGACAGTCAGTTCATCTCCCAGCATAGAAAGTCTCTCAGGTGGGCGGGCTCAGTCCACCGCCTCCCCACCTCTTCCCCCCTCCAGAGGCAGTGATGTCAGCACTTCATCTCCACCCCTTTCTGCCACTAAGAAGGAATCTTTCTTCAACATCAGTCGCTCTCATAGCAAGACCATGGGCAAGAAAGAGACG GAGGAGGACCTTGAAGCCCAGATATCGTTCCTGCAGGGTCAGATCAATGACCTGGAGGCCATGAGCAAGTACTGTGCCAAgatgatgaacacacacatct GTAGGATCCAAGAAGTGATTCTCCAAGAACACCTGGAAAAAGAGGATGAGGTCCTTGTGTCATTGGCTGGACTCAAACAG ATCAAAGACATCCTGAAAGGGGCACTGCGCTTTAACCAAAGCCAGCTGGAGGCTGAGGAGAACGAGGAGATCACCATCGCCGATGATCACTACACCTCTACTGCAGCTGCGGAACGTGCTCTTAGCGCCAGCAATCACCAACGTGACCACCAGCAAGGGGGCAACATCAGGCAGAGCCGGGACTCTGACCTGGATGGGAGCGTGAGCATGGacgagaaagaggaggaggaggagccgCCAGTGATTCCACCTGAACAACAGGTTAAGAGTGAAGAGTTTTCCAGGCCGCCAAAGTAA
- the tbc1d5 gene encoding TBC1 domain family member 5 isoform X3 has protein sequence MQHPNFETCHPLQTDEQQETGYDPLHYFNKNRSSTSAPIDSSLGGSLDSSSYSQSQATFLSYRKEWDDLFLNSNYLARIRQAGINGRLRSSRFRSVCWKLYLEVLPEDEGQWINKTKELRAQYEKIKEMHITNPRKHAGQQDLVVNNPLSQDEGSLWNKFFQDKELKGMIKQDVLRTFPEICYFQDEDVRAKLTDILFCYARENEQLLYKQGMHELLAPIVFVLHCDHQAFQHASETANPSEEMKCLLNPAYLEHDAYAMFSQLMETAEPWFSSFEREVRKGKEEMLTSIPFARPQDMGPSVAIVTKVNRIQDQLVKKHDVELHMHLNRLEIAPQIYGIRWVRLLFGREFPLQDLLVVWDALFADSITLDLVDYIFVAMLLYIRDALIASNFQTCLGLLMHYPPIGDINSLLQKALFLRDPKNNPRPVNYQFQQNLDYYKTRGADLMNKSRTSSTKTAPININKVSSSLLNFGRKLIAPAMSGGSGGISPINSEVHSSSSSFSSTSPTSAPAPTLPHPLAEPPSGPAPVQTQNHAQNQHHRLLKSESMPVHLSKGQSSQTVSSSPSIESLSGGRAQSTASPPLPPSRGSDVSTSSPPLSATKKESFFNISRSHSKTMGKKETEEDLEAQISFLQGQINDLEAMSKYCAKMMNTHICRIQEVILQEHLEKEDEVLVSLAGLKQIKDILKGALRFNQSQLEAEENEEITIADDHYTSTAAAERALSASNHQRDHQQGGNIRQSRDSDLDGSVSMDEKEEEEEPPVIPPEQQVASSLGSQGKNWDDYILVSQDGDLQATGGGGKATAERTPPIRRGRILVRMEPEGAAGTFRDPLMAGTTSGSSSPDEGSTHSKDSDFTIVNPNDL, from the exons ATGCAGCACCCCAATTTTGAGACCTGCCACCCACTGCAGACGGACGAGCAGCAGGAGACTGGTTATGATCCACTAcattatttcaacaaaaaccGCAGCAGTACGTCAGCCCCCATTGACAGTTCTTTGG GAGGATCGCTTGACAGCAGTAGTTATTCACAGTCGCAGGCGACCTTTCTCTCATACAG GAAAGAATGGGACGACTTGTTCCTCAACAGTAATTACCTGGCCAGGATCCGGCAGGCAGGCATCAATGGTCGACTGAGGAGCAGCCGCTTTCGGAGCGTATGCTGGAAG CTGTACTTAGAGGTTCTTCCGGAAGACGAGGGACAGTGGATCAACAAGACCAAGGAGCTCCGGGCCCAGTATGAGAAGATCAAAGAGATG cacATCACTAACCCTCGCAAACACGCTGGACAGCAGGACCTGGTGGTCAACAACCCACTGTCCCAGGATGAgggg AGTCTGTGGAACAAGTTCTTCCAGGATAAAGAACTAAAGGGCATGATTAAACAGGACGTTTTGAGAAC GTTCCCAGAGATCTGTTACTTCCAGGATGAGGATGTAAGGGCCAAGCTGACAGACATTCTCTTCTGTTATGCCAGGGAAAATGAACAGTTACTGTATAAACAG GGGATGCACGAGTTACTGGCACccattgtgtttgtgctgcattgTGACCATCAGGCCTTCCAGCATGCCAGCGAGACCGCAAACCCCAG TGAGGAGATGAAGTGTCTGTTAAACCCAGCATACCTTGAGCATGATGCCTA TGCCATGTTCTCGCAGCTGATGGAGACAGCAGAACCATGGTTCTCCAGCTTTGAGAGGGAAGTGAGGAAG GGGAAGGAAGAGATGCTGACCAGCATCCCATTTGCTCGGCCCCAGGACATGGGACCATCTGTTGCCATAGTGACCAAAGTCAATCGCATCCAGGACCAGCTGGTGAAGAAGCACGACGTGGAACTTCACATGCACCTCAACCGGCTAGAGATTGCCCCACAAATCTATGGCAT TCGGTGGGTACGTCTGCTGTTTGGCCGTGAATTTCCTCTCCAGGACTTGCTGGTGGTGTGGGATGCCCTCTTTGCCGACAGCATCACTCTGGACTTGGTGGACTACATCTTTGTGGCCATGCTGCTCTACATCCGGGATGCTC TCATTGCTAGTAACTTCCAGACCTGCCTGGGCCTGCTCATGCACTACCCTCCAATAGGAGACATAAACTCTCTGCTGCAAAAGGCTCTGTTCCTTAGAGATCCCAAA AACAATCCACGACCTGTGAACTATCAGTTCCAGCAGAACCTGGATTACTACAAAACACGGGGGGCTGACCTGATGAACAAGTCacg TACTTCGAGTACAAAAACAGCCCCCATCAACATTAATAAGGTCTCCAGCAGCCTGCTAAACTTCGGGAGGAAGCTCATCGCTCCAGCTATGTCTGGTGGATCAGGAGGTATCTCACCAATCAACAGCGAGGTacactcctcctcttcctccttctcatcAACTTCGCCCACCTCAGCTCCTGCGCCCACTCTGCCTCACCCACTGGCTGAGCCCCCATCAGGACCTGCTCCAGTGCAGACCCAGAACCATGCACAGAATCAGCACCACCGGCTCCTCAAATCTGAGAGCATGCCTGTTCATCTCAGCAAAG GACAAAGCTCCCAGACAGTCAGTTCATCTCCCAGCATAGAAAGTCTCTCAGGTGGGCGGGCTCAGTCCACCGCCTCCCCACCTCTTCCCCCCTCCAGAGGCAGTGATGTCAGCACTTCATCTCCACCCCTTTCTGCCACTAAGAAGGAATCTTTCTTCAACATCAGTCGCTCTCATAGCAAGACCATGGGCAAGAAAGAGACG GAGGAGGACCTTGAAGCCCAGATATCGTTCCTGCAGGGTCAGATCAATGACCTGGAGGCCATGAGCAAGTACTGTGCCAAgatgatgaacacacacatct GTAGGATCCAAGAAGTGATTCTCCAAGAACACCTGGAAAAAGAGGATGAGGTCCTTGTGTCATTGGCTGGACTCAAACAG ATCAAAGACATCCTGAAAGGGGCACTGCGCTTTAACCAAAGCCAGCTGGAGGCTGAGGAGAACGAGGAGATCACCATCGCCGATGATCACTACACCTCTACTGCAGCTGCGGAACGTGCTCTTAGCGCCAGCAATCACCAACGTGACCACCAGCAAGGGGGCAACATCAGGCAGAGCCGGGACTCTGACCTGGATGGGAGCGTGAGCATGGacgagaaagaggaggaggaggagccgCCAGTGATTCCACCTGAACAACAG GTGGCATCTTCCCTTGGCTCACAGGGTAAGAACTGGGACGACTACATCCTTGTGTCCCAGGACGGAGACTTGCAGGCCACAGGAGGAGGGGGAAAGGCTACAGCTGAGCGCACTCCCCCTATCAGGCGAGGCCGTATCTTGGTGCGGATGGAGCCTGAGGGCGCGGCAGGGACCTTCCGGGACCCCCTGATGGCTGGCACCACCTCGGGCTCCTCCAGTCCAGATGAGGGCTCCACTCACAGCAAGGACTCTGATTTTACCATCGTCAACCCCAATGATCTGTGA
- the tbc1d5 gene encoding TBC1 domain family member 5 isoform X2 — protein sequence MQHPNFETCHPLQTDEQQETGYDPLHYFNKNRSRGSLDSSSYSQSQATFLSYRKEWDDLFLNSNYLARIRQAGINGRLRSSRFRSVCWKLYLEVLPEDEGQWINKTKELRAQYEKIKEMHITNPRKHAGQQDLVVNNPLSQDEGSLWNKFFQDKELKGMIKQDVLRTFPEICYFQDEDVRAKLTDILFCYARENEQLLYKQGMHELLAPIVFVLHCDHQAFQHASETANPSEEMKCLLNPAYLEHDAYAMFSQLMETAEPWFSSFEREVRKGKEEMLTSIPFARPQDMGPSVAIVTKVNRIQDQLVKKHDVELHMHLNRLEIAPQIYGIRWVRLLFGREFPLQDLLVVWDALFADSITLDLVDYIFVAMLLYIRDALIASNFQTCLGLLMHYPPIGDINSLLQKALFLRDPKNNPRPVNYQFQQNLDYYKTRGADLMNKSRTSSTKTAPININKVSSSLLNFGRKLIAPAMSGGSGGISPINSEVHSSSSSFSSTSPTSAPAPTLPHPLAEPPSGPAPVQTQNHAQNQHHRLLKSESMPVHLSKDVVSGGVSQVSLPTQTHTDTQGQSSQTVSSSPSIESLSGGRAQSTASPPLPPSRGSDVSTSSPPLSATKKESFFNISRSHSKTMGKKETEEDLEAQISFLQGQINDLEAMSKYCAKMMNTHICRIQEVILQEHLEKEDEVLVSLAGLKQIKDILKGALRFNQSQLEAEENEEITIADDHYTSTAAAERALSASNHQRDHQQGGNIRQSRDSDLDGSVSMDEKEEEEEPPVIPPEQQVASSLGSQGKNWDDYILVSQDGDLQATGGGGKATAERTPPIRRGRILVRMEPEGAAGTFRDPLMAGTTSGSSSPDEGSTHSKDSDFTIVNPNDL from the exons ATGCAGCACCCCAATTTTGAGACCTGCCACCCACTGCAGACGGACGAGCAGCAGGAGACTGGTTATGATCCACTAcattatttcaacaaaaaccGCAGCA GAGGATCGCTTGACAGCAGTAGTTATTCACAGTCGCAGGCGACCTTTCTCTCATACAG GAAAGAATGGGACGACTTGTTCCTCAACAGTAATTACCTGGCCAGGATCCGGCAGGCAGGCATCAATGGTCGACTGAGGAGCAGCCGCTTTCGGAGCGTATGCTGGAAG CTGTACTTAGAGGTTCTTCCGGAAGACGAGGGACAGTGGATCAACAAGACCAAGGAGCTCCGGGCCCAGTATGAGAAGATCAAAGAGATG cacATCACTAACCCTCGCAAACACGCTGGACAGCAGGACCTGGTGGTCAACAACCCACTGTCCCAGGATGAgggg AGTCTGTGGAACAAGTTCTTCCAGGATAAAGAACTAAAGGGCATGATTAAACAGGACGTTTTGAGAAC GTTCCCAGAGATCTGTTACTTCCAGGATGAGGATGTAAGGGCCAAGCTGACAGACATTCTCTTCTGTTATGCCAGGGAAAATGAACAGTTACTGTATAAACAG GGGATGCACGAGTTACTGGCACccattgtgtttgtgctgcattgTGACCATCAGGCCTTCCAGCATGCCAGCGAGACCGCAAACCCCAG TGAGGAGATGAAGTGTCTGTTAAACCCAGCATACCTTGAGCATGATGCCTA TGCCATGTTCTCGCAGCTGATGGAGACAGCAGAACCATGGTTCTCCAGCTTTGAGAGGGAAGTGAGGAAG GGGAAGGAAGAGATGCTGACCAGCATCCCATTTGCTCGGCCCCAGGACATGGGACCATCTGTTGCCATAGTGACCAAAGTCAATCGCATCCAGGACCAGCTGGTGAAGAAGCACGACGTGGAACTTCACATGCACCTCAACCGGCTAGAGATTGCCCCACAAATCTATGGCAT TCGGTGGGTACGTCTGCTGTTTGGCCGTGAATTTCCTCTCCAGGACTTGCTGGTGGTGTGGGATGCCCTCTTTGCCGACAGCATCACTCTGGACTTGGTGGACTACATCTTTGTGGCCATGCTGCTCTACATCCGGGATGCTC TCATTGCTAGTAACTTCCAGACCTGCCTGGGCCTGCTCATGCACTACCCTCCAATAGGAGACATAAACTCTCTGCTGCAAAAGGCTCTGTTCCTTAGAGATCCCAAA AACAATCCACGACCTGTGAACTATCAGTTCCAGCAGAACCTGGATTACTACAAAACACGGGGGGCTGACCTGATGAACAAGTCacg TACTTCGAGTACAAAAACAGCCCCCATCAACATTAATAAGGTCTCCAGCAGCCTGCTAAACTTCGGGAGGAAGCTCATCGCTCCAGCTATGTCTGGTGGATCAGGAGGTATCTCACCAATCAACAGCGAGGTacactcctcctcttcctccttctcatcAACTTCGCCCACCTCAGCTCCTGCGCCCACTCTGCCTCACCCACTGGCTGAGCCCCCATCAGGACCTGCTCCAGTGCAGACCCAGAACCATGCACAGAATCAGCACCACCGGCTCCTCAAATCTGAGAGCATGCCTGTTCATCTCAGCAAAG ATGTAGTTTCAGGTGGAGTGTCTCAGGTCTCTCTCCCAACCCAGACTCATACTGACACACAAG GACAAAGCTCCCAGACAGTCAGTTCATCTCCCAGCATAGAAAGTCTCTCAGGTGGGCGGGCTCAGTCCACCGCCTCCCCACCTCTTCCCCCCTCCAGAGGCAGTGATGTCAGCACTTCATCTCCACCCCTTTCTGCCACTAAGAAGGAATCTTTCTTCAACATCAGTCGCTCTCATAGCAAGACCATGGGCAAGAAAGAGACG GAGGAGGACCTTGAAGCCCAGATATCGTTCCTGCAGGGTCAGATCAATGACCTGGAGGCCATGAGCAAGTACTGTGCCAAgatgatgaacacacacatct GTAGGATCCAAGAAGTGATTCTCCAAGAACACCTGGAAAAAGAGGATGAGGTCCTTGTGTCATTGGCTGGACTCAAACAG ATCAAAGACATCCTGAAAGGGGCACTGCGCTTTAACCAAAGCCAGCTGGAGGCTGAGGAGAACGAGGAGATCACCATCGCCGATGATCACTACACCTCTACTGCAGCTGCGGAACGTGCTCTTAGCGCCAGCAATCACCAACGTGACCACCAGCAAGGGGGCAACATCAGGCAGAGCCGGGACTCTGACCTGGATGGGAGCGTGAGCATGGacgagaaagaggaggaggaggagccgCCAGTGATTCCACCTGAACAACAG GTGGCATCTTCCCTTGGCTCACAGGGTAAGAACTGGGACGACTACATCCTTGTGTCCCAGGACGGAGACTTGCAGGCCACAGGAGGAGGGGGAAAGGCTACAGCTGAGCGCACTCCCCCTATCAGGCGAGGCCGTATCTTGGTGCGGATGGAGCCTGAGGGCGCGGCAGGGACCTTCCGGGACCCCCTGATGGCTGGCACCACCTCGGGCTCCTCCAGTCCAGATGAGGGCTCCACTCACAGCAAGGACTCTGATTTTACCATCGTCAACCCCAATGATCTGTGA
- the tbc1d5 gene encoding TBC1 domain family member 5 isoform X1, with translation MQHPNFETCHPLQTDEQQETGYDPLHYFNKNRSSTSAPIDSSLGGSLDSSSYSQSQATFLSYRKEWDDLFLNSNYLARIRQAGINGRLRSSRFRSVCWKLYLEVLPEDEGQWINKTKELRAQYEKIKEMHITNPRKHAGQQDLVVNNPLSQDEGSLWNKFFQDKELKGMIKQDVLRTFPEICYFQDEDVRAKLTDILFCYARENEQLLYKQGMHELLAPIVFVLHCDHQAFQHASETANPSEEMKCLLNPAYLEHDAYAMFSQLMETAEPWFSSFEREVRKGKEEMLTSIPFARPQDMGPSVAIVTKVNRIQDQLVKKHDVELHMHLNRLEIAPQIYGIRWVRLLFGREFPLQDLLVVWDALFADSITLDLVDYIFVAMLLYIRDALIASNFQTCLGLLMHYPPIGDINSLLQKALFLRDPKNNPRPVNYQFQQNLDYYKTRGADLMNKSRTSSTKTAPININKVSSSLLNFGRKLIAPAMSGGSGGISPINSEVHSSSSSFSSTSPTSAPAPTLPHPLAEPPSGPAPVQTQNHAQNQHHRLLKSESMPVHLSKDVVSGGVSQVSLPTQTHTDTQGQSSQTVSSSPSIESLSGGRAQSTASPPLPPSRGSDVSTSSPPLSATKKESFFNISRSHSKTMGKKETEEDLEAQISFLQGQINDLEAMSKYCAKMMNTHICRIQEVILQEHLEKEDEVLVSLAGLKQIKDILKGALRFNQSQLEAEENEEITIADDHYTSTAAAERALSASNHQRDHQQGGNIRQSRDSDLDGSVSMDEKEEEEEPPVIPPEQQVASSLGSQGKNWDDYILVSQDGDLQATGGGGKATAERTPPIRRGRILVRMEPEGAAGTFRDPLMAGTTSGSSSPDEGSTHSKDSDFTIVNPNDL, from the exons ATGCAGCACCCCAATTTTGAGACCTGCCACCCACTGCAGACGGACGAGCAGCAGGAGACTGGTTATGATCCACTAcattatttcaacaaaaaccGCAGCAGTACGTCAGCCCCCATTGACAGTTCTTTGG GAGGATCGCTTGACAGCAGTAGTTATTCACAGTCGCAGGCGACCTTTCTCTCATACAG GAAAGAATGGGACGACTTGTTCCTCAACAGTAATTACCTGGCCAGGATCCGGCAGGCAGGCATCAATGGTCGACTGAGGAGCAGCCGCTTTCGGAGCGTATGCTGGAAG CTGTACTTAGAGGTTCTTCCGGAAGACGAGGGACAGTGGATCAACAAGACCAAGGAGCTCCGGGCCCAGTATGAGAAGATCAAAGAGATG cacATCACTAACCCTCGCAAACACGCTGGACAGCAGGACCTGGTGGTCAACAACCCACTGTCCCAGGATGAgggg AGTCTGTGGAACAAGTTCTTCCAGGATAAAGAACTAAAGGGCATGATTAAACAGGACGTTTTGAGAAC GTTCCCAGAGATCTGTTACTTCCAGGATGAGGATGTAAGGGCCAAGCTGACAGACATTCTCTTCTGTTATGCCAGGGAAAATGAACAGTTACTGTATAAACAG GGGATGCACGAGTTACTGGCACccattgtgtttgtgctgcattgTGACCATCAGGCCTTCCAGCATGCCAGCGAGACCGCAAACCCCAG TGAGGAGATGAAGTGTCTGTTAAACCCAGCATACCTTGAGCATGATGCCTA TGCCATGTTCTCGCAGCTGATGGAGACAGCAGAACCATGGTTCTCCAGCTTTGAGAGGGAAGTGAGGAAG GGGAAGGAAGAGATGCTGACCAGCATCCCATTTGCTCGGCCCCAGGACATGGGACCATCTGTTGCCATAGTGACCAAAGTCAATCGCATCCAGGACCAGCTGGTGAAGAAGCACGACGTGGAACTTCACATGCACCTCAACCGGCTAGAGATTGCCCCACAAATCTATGGCAT TCGGTGGGTACGTCTGCTGTTTGGCCGTGAATTTCCTCTCCAGGACTTGCTGGTGGTGTGGGATGCCCTCTTTGCCGACAGCATCACTCTGGACTTGGTGGACTACATCTTTGTGGCCATGCTGCTCTACATCCGGGATGCTC TCATTGCTAGTAACTTCCAGACCTGCCTGGGCCTGCTCATGCACTACCCTCCAATAGGAGACATAAACTCTCTGCTGCAAAAGGCTCTGTTCCTTAGAGATCCCAAA AACAATCCACGACCTGTGAACTATCAGTTCCAGCAGAACCTGGATTACTACAAAACACGGGGGGCTGACCTGATGAACAAGTCacg TACTTCGAGTACAAAAACAGCCCCCATCAACATTAATAAGGTCTCCAGCAGCCTGCTAAACTTCGGGAGGAAGCTCATCGCTCCAGCTATGTCTGGTGGATCAGGAGGTATCTCACCAATCAACAGCGAGGTacactcctcctcttcctccttctcatcAACTTCGCCCACCTCAGCTCCTGCGCCCACTCTGCCTCACCCACTGGCTGAGCCCCCATCAGGACCTGCTCCAGTGCAGACCCAGAACCATGCACAGAATCAGCACCACCGGCTCCTCAAATCTGAGAGCATGCCTGTTCATCTCAGCAAAG ATGTAGTTTCAGGTGGAGTGTCTCAGGTCTCTCTCCCAACCCAGACTCATACTGACACACAAG GACAAAGCTCCCAGACAGTCAGTTCATCTCCCAGCATAGAAAGTCTCTCAGGTGGGCGGGCTCAGTCCACCGCCTCCCCACCTCTTCCCCCCTCCAGAGGCAGTGATGTCAGCACTTCATCTCCACCCCTTTCTGCCACTAAGAAGGAATCTTTCTTCAACATCAGTCGCTCTCATAGCAAGACCATGGGCAAGAAAGAGACG GAGGAGGACCTTGAAGCCCAGATATCGTTCCTGCAGGGTCAGATCAATGACCTGGAGGCCATGAGCAAGTACTGTGCCAAgatgatgaacacacacatct GTAGGATCCAAGAAGTGATTCTCCAAGAACACCTGGAAAAAGAGGATGAGGTCCTTGTGTCATTGGCTGGACTCAAACAG ATCAAAGACATCCTGAAAGGGGCACTGCGCTTTAACCAAAGCCAGCTGGAGGCTGAGGAGAACGAGGAGATCACCATCGCCGATGATCACTACACCTCTACTGCAGCTGCGGAACGTGCTCTTAGCGCCAGCAATCACCAACGTGACCACCAGCAAGGGGGCAACATCAGGCAGAGCCGGGACTCTGACCTGGATGGGAGCGTGAGCATGGacgagaaagaggaggaggaggagccgCCAGTGATTCCACCTGAACAACAG GTGGCATCTTCCCTTGGCTCACAGGGTAAGAACTGGGACGACTACATCCTTGTGTCCCAGGACGGAGACTTGCAGGCCACAGGAGGAGGGGGAAAGGCTACAGCTGAGCGCACTCCCCCTATCAGGCGAGGCCGTATCTTGGTGCGGATGGAGCCTGAGGGCGCGGCAGGGACCTTCCGGGACCCCCTGATGGCTGGCACCACCTCGGGCTCCTCCAGTCCAGATGAGGGCTCCACTCACAGCAAGGACTCTGATTTTACCATCGTCAACCCCAATGATCTGTGA